A window of the Haloarcula litorea genome harbors these coding sequences:
- a CDS encoding branched-chain amino acid ABC transporter permease, giving the protein MSLLSQVLTILLNGLQQGAIYVLLAVGLSIILGTLKFVNFAHGALYLLGAYLGLFITTEIQLTNGMLPEWGITTFGIGLGFLAALVVVPIVTFFVGLAMERFVAQPFYDRPDTDQILVTFGLAVIFQEALRALIGGDSQSLPQPGWASGPIALPIIGNFPRWRLGVIVITAVLVLFVYALVEYTDFGLIVRAGTMDSEMVRLLGIRLDRPYLVVFGIGAALAGVAGVVGGPLANVNPNIGTEQLVPAFLTVVIGGVGKIEGAVLAGLLLGTLQVVLIQTGFAAWNRVGIYVLAALILLVRPQGLLGSEVSVE; this is encoded by the coding sequence ATGAGCCTGCTCTCGCAGGTACTGACGATACTGCTCAACGGACTCCAGCAGGGTGCCATCTACGTCCTGCTCGCCGTCGGGCTCTCTATCATCCTCGGGACGCTGAAGTTCGTCAACTTCGCCCACGGGGCGCTGTACCTCCTGGGTGCGTACCTCGGGCTGTTCATCACGACGGAGATCCAGCTGACGAACGGGATGCTCCCGGAGTGGGGGATCACGACGTTCGGGATCGGGCTCGGCTTCCTCGCCGCGCTCGTCGTCGTCCCGATCGTCACGTTCTTCGTCGGGCTGGCGATGGAGCGGTTCGTCGCCCAGCCGTTCTACGACCGCCCCGACACCGACCAGATCCTGGTCACGTTCGGGCTGGCGGTCATCTTCCAGGAGGCGCTGCGGGCGCTCATCGGCGGTGACAGCCAGTCTCTCCCGCAGCCGGGGTGGGCCTCGGGTCCCATCGCGCTGCCGATCATCGGGAACTTCCCGCGCTGGCGGCTGGGCGTCATCGTCATCACGGCGGTGCTCGTGCTGTTCGTGTACGCCTTGGTCGAGTACACCGACTTCGGGCTCATCGTCCGCGCGGGGACGATGGACAGCGAGATGGTCCGGCTGCTCGGCATCCGGCTCGATCGCCCGTACCTGGTCGTGTTCGGTATCGGCGCGGCGCTGGCAGGCGTCGCCGGCGTCGTCGGCGGCCCGCTCGCGAACGTCAACCCCAACATCGGCACCGAACAGCTGGTGCCGGCGTTCCTGACCGTCGTCATCGGCGGCGTCGGGAAGATCGAGGGCGCGGTGTTGGCCGGGCTCCTGCTCGGAACGTTACAGGTAGTGCTCATCCAGACCGGGTTCGCGGCCTGGAACCGGGTCGGCATCTACGTCCTCGCGGCGCTCATCCTGCTGGTGAGGCCCCAGGGGCTGCTCGGGTCGGAGGTGAGCGTCGAATGA
- a CDS encoding substrate-binding protein, whose protein sequence is MPSERGSVSRRQLLKTAGAASTIGLTGLAGCSGDGGGGGGGGGSEYPALGNFPVEGDTVTFGFNVPTSGPYSSEGQDELRAYNLAKDHLNNGGGWVDSFPDLSGDGVLGKTVESVEGDTATDADTARQSAQRMINRDNAVMISGGSSSAVAIAVQGLCQEEKVMFMACLTHSNDTTGKDCARYGFREMFNAYMTGQALAPVLEREYGSDNQFYQLYADYSWGQTVQESMNQFLTEIGWEQIDSVPTPLGTSDFSSYLSEAANSDADVLLLDHYGLDGANSVSQAVDAGLDEDMEIVVPLYNRPMAQAAGGAIEGVFGTIAWDSQIDNEPSNSFTQAFEEEYERVPSGPAQLAYAQTLQYAAAVERAETFYPPEVIRELEGYEYSNIGMGEELMRACDHQAQRAIPVARGLPESEQSSGNFIEIVELTAREDVGYSCDSGPAAECELGEYGDE, encoded by the coding sequence ATGCCTTCGGAACGTGGTTCCGTGAGCAGGCGACAACTGCTCAAGACGGCTGGCGCGGCAAGCACGATCGGTCTCACCGGTCTCGCCGGATGTTCCGGCGACGGCGGGGGCGGCGGGGGCGGCGGGGGATCGGAGTATCCGGCGCTCGGGAACTTCCCCGTGGAGGGCGACACCGTCACCTTCGGGTTCAACGTCCCGACGTCCGGTCCGTACTCCTCGGAGGGCCAGGACGAGCTCCGGGCGTACAACCTCGCGAAGGACCACCTGAACAACGGCGGGGGCTGGGTGGACTCGTTCCCGGACCTCAGCGGCGACGGCGTACTCGGCAAGACGGTCGAATCCGTCGAGGGTGACACCGCGACGGACGCCGACACCGCCCGGCAGTCCGCACAGCGGATGATAAACCGTGACAACGCGGTGATGATCTCCGGCGGCTCCTCCAGCGCCGTCGCCATCGCCGTCCAGGGGCTCTGTCAGGAGGAGAAGGTCATGTTTATGGCCTGTCTGACCCACTCCAACGACACCACCGGGAAGGACTGCGCCAGGTACGGCTTCCGTGAGATGTTCAACGCCTACATGACCGGACAGGCGCTGGCACCGGTCCTGGAGCGCGAGTACGGCTCGGACAACCAGTTCTACCAGCTGTACGCCGACTACAGCTGGGGGCAGACGGTCCAGGAGTCGATGAACCAGTTCCTCACGGAGATCGGCTGGGAGCAGATCGACAGCGTGCCGACGCCGCTGGGGACCAGCGACTTCTCGTCGTACCTCTCGGAGGCGGCAAACAGCGACGCCGACGTGCTCCTGCTGGACCACTACGGGCTCGACGGCGCGAACTCCGTCTCCCAGGCCGTCGACGCCGGGCTCGACGAGGATATGGAGATCGTCGTCCCGCTGTACAACCGCCCGATGGCACAGGCCGCCGGCGGGGCCATCGAGGGCGTGTTCGGCACTATCGCGTGGGACTCCCAGATCGACAACGAGCCGTCCAACAGCTTCACGCAGGCGTTCGAGGAGGAGTACGAGCGCGTCCCCTCGGGGCCGGCCCAGCTCGCCTACGCCCAGACCCTGCAGTACGCGGCGGCCGTCGAGCGGGCGGAGACGTTCTACCCGCCCGAGGTCATCCGCGAACTCGAGGGCTACGAGTACAGCAACATCGGGATGGGCGAGGAACTGATGCGGGCCTGCGACCACCAGGCACAGCGGGCGATTCCGGTCGCACGGGGCCTGCCCGAGAGCGAGCAGTCCAGCGGCAACTTCATCGAGATCGTGGAACTGACCGCGCGCGAGGACGTCGGCTACAGCTGTGACTCCGGTCCGGCCGCGGAGTGCGAACTCGGCGAGTACGGGGACGAGTAA
- a CDS encoding YgaP family membrane protein — translation MDRNVGGVDRLGRAALAVVLTVLAVRALAGGRRRTALLAALGAVGAGFNATTCFCGLNAALGRDTTRD, via the coding sequence ATGGACCGCAACGTCGGCGGCGTCGACCGCCTCGGTCGCGCCGCACTGGCCGTCGTCCTGACCGTCCTCGCCGTCCGCGCGCTCGCCGGCGGGCGACGACGAACCGCGCTGCTGGCCGCCCTCGGTGCCGTCGGCGCGGGTTTCAACGCGACGACGTGTTTCTGCGGCCTGAACGCGGCGCTGGGTCGGGACACGACTCGCGACTGA
- the surE gene encoding 5'/3'-nucleotidase SurE — protein MDEPRVLLTNDDGVDAPGIASLYEELTAVADVTVVAPRENQSGVGRTRSHRTARDAHPWGYALDGTPADCVAYGLRGLDDDFDLVVSGCNHGPNTGNYVVGRSGTVGACVEAAFLGVPGIAVSAYHSRDLFTSPPEDYDYDRPGRVTAELVVRALSGDTFEHADLLNVNVPVDEPEPRMRVTEPLADYDLEVDHAPDGGVDEKANTGTEGDIALQDVVWPDTVGWENPFDAHDRDALRERYPVGSDRRALVECEVSVSPMVARAGGVESAALDAVVAGFNDNEDARAVARERDRS, from the coding sequence ATGGACGAGCCACGGGTCCTCCTGACGAACGACGACGGCGTCGACGCGCCGGGGATCGCGAGCCTCTACGAGGAACTGACCGCCGTCGCGGACGTGACGGTGGTCGCGCCGCGGGAGAACCAGAGCGGCGTCGGCCGCACGCGGAGCCACCGGACCGCCCGCGACGCCCACCCCTGGGGGTACGCCCTCGACGGTACCCCGGCCGACTGCGTTGCCTACGGGCTGCGCGGGCTGGACGACGACTTCGATCTGGTGGTCTCGGGTTGCAACCACGGCCCCAACACCGGCAACTACGTCGTCGGCCGGTCGGGGACCGTCGGTGCCTGCGTCGAGGCCGCCTTCCTCGGCGTCCCCGGGATCGCCGTCTCCGCGTACCACTCCCGGGACCTGTTCACGTCGCCGCCGGAGGACTACGACTACGACCGGCCCGGGCGGGTCACCGCCGAACTCGTCGTCCGGGCGCTGTCGGGGGACACCTTCGAGCACGCGGACCTCCTGAACGTCAACGTCCCCGTCGACGAGCCCGAACCCCGGATGCGGGTCACGGAACCGCTCGCGGACTACGACCTCGAGGTCGACCACGCCCCCGACGGCGGGGTCGACGAGAAGGCAAACACCGGGACGGAGGGCGACATCGCCCTGCAGGACGTGGTCTGGCCCGACACCGTCGGCTGGGAGAACCCCTTCGACGCCCACGACCGGGACGCGCTCCGGGAGCGCTACCCGGTCGGGAGCGACCGCCGCGCCCTCGTCGAGTGCGAGGTGAGCGTCTCGCCGATGGTCGCCCGCGCCGGCGGCGTCGAGTCCGCCGCCCTCGACGCGGTCGTCGCCGGCTTCAACGACAACGAGGACGCGCGGGCGGTGGCCCGCGAGCGGGACAGGAGCTAA
- a CDS encoding pyridoxamine 5'-phosphate oxidase family protein, whose product MAPQRQSGGTRALTDDELAAVLDAADVGVLAFGGGTYPYPVPVALGYAAETDRLVVQLEGGPDSEKHRRRSRDGKVGLAVQDRTDDRWRSVLVQGDLREVAYQDAPRAVAALTESAERTPDPVVWSDLRPEETLTAYELVPAKRSGRAYRCE is encoded by the coding sequence ATGGCACCACAGCGACAGTCCGGCGGCACCCGGGCCCTGACCGACGACGAACTCGCGGCGGTCCTCGACGCGGCCGACGTCGGGGTGCTGGCCTTCGGCGGCGGCACCTATCCCTACCCGGTCCCCGTCGCACTCGGCTACGCGGCCGAGACGGACCGGCTGGTCGTCCAGCTGGAGGGCGGCCCCGACAGCGAGAAACACCGGCGGCGCTCCCGCGACGGCAAGGTCGGGCTGGCCGTCCAGGACAGGACCGACGACCGCTGGCGGAGCGTCCTCGTCCAGGGCGACCTGCGGGAGGTCGCCTACCAGGACGCCCCGAGGGCCGTGGCGGCGCTGACCGAGAGCGCCGAACGGACGCCCGATCCCGTCGTCTGGAGCGACCTGCGGCCCGAGGAGACGCTGACGGCCTACGAGCTGGTGCCGGCGAAACGGAGCGGCCGCGCGTACCGCTGCGAGTAA
- a CDS encoding magnesium transporter has protein sequence MTVREVAAEAYRESLPVLALSGVGGLFAGVVLGGMDAELARVAGLLVLVPALLATRGNVYGSLGARLGSALHQGLVEPRFSPADERVNAAVAAALANGVLVSGLAAVLTVALLGALGRPAAPLWTLLAIALLAGLVSGLLLAVAVVAVVFVGYRRGLNPDTLAGPVVTTTGDVVGVATLLAATRVVLALGGG, from the coding sequence ATGACCGTCCGCGAGGTGGCCGCCGAGGCCTATCGGGAGTCGCTGCCGGTGCTGGCACTCAGCGGGGTCGGTGGCCTGTTCGCGGGCGTCGTGCTGGGCGGGATGGACGCGGAGCTGGCCCGGGTGGCCGGCCTGCTGGTGCTGGTGCCGGCGCTGCTCGCGACCCGCGGGAACGTCTACGGGTCGCTGGGGGCGCGGCTCGGGTCGGCGCTGCACCAGGGACTGGTCGAGCCGCGGTTCTCGCCGGCCGACGAGCGGGTCAACGCCGCCGTCGCCGCGGCGCTGGCCAACGGCGTCCTCGTCAGCGGGCTGGCGGCGGTGCTGACCGTTGCGCTGCTCGGGGCGCTCGGGCGGCCCGCAGCCCCGCTGTGGACGCTGCTGGCGATCGCGCTGCTTGCGGGGCTGGTGTCTGGCCTGCTGCTGGCCGTCGCCGTCGTCGCCGTCGTCTTCGTCGGCTACCGGCGCGGACTGAACCCCGACACGCTGGCCGGCCCCGTCGTCACGACGACCGGCGACGTGGTCGGCGTGGCGACGCTGCTGGCGGCGACCCGGGTCGTCCTGGCCCTGGGGGGTGGCTGA
- a CDS encoding magnesium transporter, whose amino-acid sequence MLPVLAVLTAIELGSGLVLNTFEATLLRYPTLLVLVPVTIGMAGNLGSILAARLSTAFHLGLLSFAPTDDRLAGNAVATVALAVTVFPLVGAGAWLLQALVGGARLSLPTVVAVALGSGVALAALAVVVTVATTYAAYRFELDPDDVVVPVVTNVCDVLGVLVLFGAVRALVG is encoded by the coding sequence ATGCTCCCGGTGCTCGCGGTCCTGACGGCGATCGAACTCGGGAGCGGGCTCGTGCTGAACACCTTCGAGGCGACGCTCCTGCGGTACCCCACCCTGCTCGTCCTCGTTCCGGTCACGATCGGGATGGCCGGGAACCTCGGGAGCATCCTCGCCGCGCGGCTGTCGACGGCGTTTCACCTCGGCCTGCTCTCGTTCGCCCCGACGGACGACCGGCTGGCCGGCAACGCCGTCGCCACCGTCGCGCTCGCGGTGACGGTGTTCCCGCTGGTCGGGGCCGGCGCGTGGCTGTTGCAGGCGCTGGTGGGCGGCGCTCGGCTCTCGCTCCCGACGGTCGTCGCCGTCGCGCTCGGCAGCGGCGTCGCGCTGGCGGCGCTGGCCGTGGTCGTGACGGTGGCGACGACGTACGCGGCCTACCGCTTCGAACTCGACCCCGACGACGTGGTCGTCCCCGTCGTCACCAACGTCTGCGACGTGCTGGGCGTGCTCGTCCTGTTCGGGGCGGTCCGCGCGCTCGTCGGCTGA
- a CDS encoding PAS domain S-box protein yields the protein MTDPSPAVCYADLGPDVASALAPDLPDRFDVTAVADPERALAELPATDCLVVVCRDPDDDALELVERAAERAPETPRLVATDGAEGIASAALDAGATDCVTAGGPDRAPLLGARIDGVVEAAELERDHRETLARFEALTENTEFAVVTIDGDSTVRFASDAVEDLFGYAPAELEGGSLTAVMPERFHDAHHAAVDRYLDTGDRALDWDWIELPGKRRDGTEFPLGVSFGERSAGDDHLFTAVLRDITDQQARTERLDRVATALEESMDGVALLDEDGRFDLVNEAHAAIYGYDDPEALIGEHWRTLYESEETERFESEVLPTIAESGEWRGEATGMRADGSTFPQELSLTRLDDGGLVCVVRDITDRVERRRELESEREFVDTVIDTLTDVFYVLDTEGRFVRWNDRLASVTGYTDAELDGMHALAVIPPEHHERVAEVIDDVVTEDADRTVRSALLSKQGDRTPYEFTGSQLTDADGEVVGLAGIGRDITDERLREQRLAVLSRVLRHNVRNRLTVVLAQAEHIAEAGDDEGIIESARTVQRAAAQLSEASERAHRAESLLRERPARQRIDLVAAVDRGIERSAADRAAVDCDLPARAPVVATPSVDRAVAELLTNAATHVSDPTISVSVDAGDEQTTVRVADDGPGLPDHELAVLAGATETALEHSTGLGLWLVTWLVTMAGGQTVTADSDLGGTAVELRFPSAD from the coding sequence GTGACCGACCCGTCGCCGGCCGTGTGCTACGCCGACCTCGGGCCCGACGTGGCGTCGGCGCTCGCCCCGGACCTCCCGGACCGGTTCGACGTGACCGCCGTCGCGGACCCGGAGCGGGCACTGGCGGAACTCCCGGCGACGGACTGTCTCGTGGTCGTCTGCCGCGACCCCGACGACGACGCCCTCGAACTGGTCGAGCGAGCGGCCGAGCGCGCCCCGGAAACGCCCCGCCTCGTCGCGACCGACGGGGCCGAGGGGATCGCGTCGGCGGCCCTCGACGCCGGCGCGACGGACTGTGTCACGGCCGGCGGTCCCGACCGCGCCCCGCTGCTCGGTGCCCGGATCGACGGAGTCGTCGAGGCCGCGGAACTCGAACGCGACCACCGGGAGACGCTGGCGCGGTTCGAGGCGCTGACCGAGAACACCGAGTTCGCCGTCGTCACCATCGACGGCGACAGCACCGTCCGGTTCGCGAGCGACGCCGTCGAGGACCTGTTCGGCTACGCGCCCGCCGAACTGGAAGGGGGGTCCCTGACGGCGGTGATGCCCGAGCGGTTCCACGACGCCCACCACGCGGCCGTCGACCGGTACCTCGACACCGGGGACCGTGCCCTCGACTGGGACTGGATCGAACTCCCCGGGAAGCGCCGCGACGGGACGGAGTTCCCGCTGGGGGTCTCCTTCGGGGAGCGGTCGGCCGGTGACGACCACCTCTTCACCGCCGTCCTGCGCGACATCACCGACCAGCAGGCGCGGACCGAGCGACTGGACCGGGTCGCGACCGCGCTGGAGGAGTCGATGGACGGCGTCGCGCTGCTCGACGAGGACGGTCGCTTCGACCTCGTCAACGAGGCCCACGCGGCGATCTACGGCTACGACGACCCCGAGGCGCTGATCGGCGAACACTGGCGGACGCTGTACGAATCCGAGGAGACCGAGCGCTTCGAGTCGGAGGTCCTTCCGACGATCGCCGAGAGCGGCGAGTGGCGCGGGGAGGCGACCGGTATGCGGGCCGACGGATCGACGTTCCCGCAGGAGCTGTCGCTGACACGGCTCGACGACGGCGGCCTCGTCTGTGTCGTGCGGGACATCACCGACCGGGTCGAGCGCCGCCGGGAACTGGAGTCCGAGCGGGAGTTCGTCGACACGGTCATCGACACGCTGACCGACGTCTTCTACGTGCTGGACACCGAGGGGCGGTTCGTCCGCTGGAACGACCGACTGGCCTCGGTCACGGGCTACACCGACGCGGAGCTCGACGGGATGCACGCGCTTGCGGTCATCCCACCCGAACACCACGAGCGGGTCGCCGAGGTCATCGACGACGTCGTCACCGAGGACGCGGACCGGACGGTTCGGTCGGCGCTGCTGTCCAAGCAGGGCGACCGGACCCCCTACGAGTTCACCGGCAGCCAGCTGACCGACGCCGACGGCGAGGTGGTCGGGCTGGCCGGGATCGGCCGGGACATCACCGACGAGCGCCTGCGAGAGCAGCGGTTGGCCGTCCTCTCGCGGGTCCTGCGACACAACGTCCGCAACCGCCTGACCGTCGTGTTGGCACAGGCGGAACACATCGCCGAGGCGGGCGACGACGAGGGGATCATCGAGAGCGCCCGGACCGTCCAGCGGGCGGCCGCGCAGCTCTCGGAGGCGAGCGAGCGCGCCCACCGCGCCGAGTCCCTGCTCCGGGAGCGCCCCGCCCGCCAGCGGATCGACCTCGTGGCCGCGGTCGACCGCGGCATCGAGCGGTCCGCCGCCGACCGGGCGGCCGTCGACTGTGACCTGCCCGCGCGAGCGCCCGTCGTCGCCACCCCGTCGGTGGACCGGGCGGTCGCTGAACTCCTCACCAACGCCGCCACGCACGTCTCGGACCCGACGATCAGCGTGTCGGTCGACGCCGGCGACGAGCAGACGACGGTCCGGGTGGCCGACGACGGCCCGGGGCTGCCGGACCACGAACTGGCCGTCCTCGCGGGCGCGACGGAGACGGCGCTGGAACACAGCACCGGACTCGGGCTCTGGCTGGTCACGTGGCTGGTCACGATGGCCGGCGGGCAGACGGTCACCGCCGACAGCGACCTGGGCGGGACCGCCGTCGAACTCCGCTTCCCGAGCGCCGACTGA
- a CDS encoding nucleoside recognition protein: MQSFVPAGPVVALLAAVAARVARIAVFVSLGVFLANLAVAFGLVDRIAAVSRYLTGPANLPDEVGTAILTTTASPTAGYGMLADFRESGLLSDRATLVAVTINTFFGFAQHIVTFYAPILVPILGARVGVLYVATRGLVALAITLTGIAAGRVLLSGHGDPAGDWTAGGEGATTDGGTPDAVGEDRPEGRTAAVREAATETIAKVREILPRLAAIYVAVAVLVEYSDALLAAAGAGGASVTNAADGLAGLLGLPGAAVPVVAAFALDTTSGAVVLAPLIESGTFTARTAVATMLVGGIVSFAVTTFKRSIPFQYGIWGREFGSKVVAVNTALKVVWIAVALVVLLV; encoded by the coding sequence GTGCAGTCCTTCGTCCCGGCCGGTCCGGTCGTCGCGCTGCTCGCCGCGGTGGCGGCCCGGGTGGCCCGCATCGCGGTCTTCGTCTCGCTTGGGGTGTTCCTCGCGAACCTCGCCGTCGCCTTCGGCCTCGTCGACCGGATCGCCGCCGTCTCCCGGTACCTCACCGGACCGGCGAACCTCCCGGACGAGGTCGGCACCGCGATCCTGACGACGACGGCCTCGCCGACCGCCGGCTACGGGATGCTCGCCGACTTCCGGGAGTCGGGGCTGCTCTCGGACCGGGCGACGCTCGTGGCCGTGACCATCAACACGTTCTTCGGCTTCGCCCAGCACATCGTCACCTTCTACGCGCCGATCCTGGTCCCGATCCTCGGGGCTCGCGTCGGCGTGCTGTACGTCGCGACCCGCGGGCTGGTGGCGCTCGCGATCACGCTGACCGGCATCGCCGCCGGGCGGGTGCTGCTGTCCGGCCACGGCGACCCGGCCGGCGACTGGACCGCCGGCGGGGAGGGCGCGACCACCGACGGCGGGACCCCCGACGCCGTCGGCGAGGACCGGCCGGAAGGCCGGACGGCGGCGGTCCGCGAGGCCGCCACGGAGACGATCGCGAAGGTCCGTGAGATCCTCCCGCGGCTCGCTGCCATCTACGTCGCCGTCGCCGTCCTCGTCGAGTACAGCGACGCGCTGCTCGCTGCCGCGGGCGCTGGCGGTGCGAGCGTCACGAACGCGGCTGACGGCCTGGCGGGGCTGCTCGGCCTGCCGGGCGCGGCCGTCCCCGTGGTCGCCGCGTTCGCGCTGGACACCACCTCCGGGGCCGTCGTCCTCGCCCCGCTGATCGAGAGCGGCACCTTCACCGCCCGGACGGCGGTGGCGACGATGCTGGTCGGCGGCATCGTCTCCTTCGCGGTGACCACGTTCAAGCGCTCGATCCCCTTCCAGTACGGCATCTGGGGCCGGGAGTTCGGATCGAAGGTCGTCGCCGTCAACACCGCGCTCAAGGTCGTCTGGATCGCGGTCGCACTGGTCGTGTTGCTGGTCTGA
- a CDS encoding AEC family transporter, translated as MDPAARFAYLLGMLVVGVVARQVGLLDAVRTERLNTVAFYVVLPSLIFVSTYDRPLASLLSPALLVGVPAVVTATAGLAWLLSRRHADPGRRGVAVVQSYHTNLGYLGFPLVAATFGADVTATAGLLLGLISLVQITMTVLVLVTVADAEVSLRGQARELFTNPVLLSLLLAVVVGWYGLAVPGPAVAGLSAVGDLALPLALVLVGASLEPDVGDLEPAATGTVVALKLLWMPLVAWLVFSALGVEAAVLTAAVVMHAMPTAVSTFVYATELGGDAEFASLNVLATTVASLGTVFVLITWFG; from the coding sequence ATGGACCCAGCGGCTCGGTTCGCCTACCTCCTCGGGATGCTCGTCGTCGGCGTCGTCGCCCGGCAGGTCGGCCTGCTGGACGCTGTGCGGACCGAGCGGCTCAACACCGTCGCCTTCTACGTCGTCTTGCCGTCGCTCATCTTCGTCTCCACGTACGACCGCCCGCTGGCGTCGCTGCTCTCGCCGGCGCTGCTGGTCGGCGTCCCCGCCGTCGTCACGGCCACCGCCGGCCTCGCGTGGCTCCTGAGCCGACGGCACGCCGACCCCGGCCGGCGCGGCGTCGCCGTCGTGCAGTCGTACCACACCAACCTCGGCTATCTCGGTTTCCCGCTGGTGGCGGCCACCTTCGGGGCCGACGTCACCGCGACGGCGGGCCTGCTGCTGGGGCTCATCTCGCTCGTCCAGATCACTATGACCGTGCTGGTGCTGGTGACCGTCGCCGACGCCGAGGTGTCGCTGCGCGGGCAGGCCCGGGAGCTGTTCACGAACCCGGTCCTCCTGTCGCTCCTGCTCGCCGTCGTCGTCGGGTGGTACGGGCTCGCCGTCCCCGGGCCGGCCGTGGCGGGCCTGTCGGCCGTCGGCGACCTCGCGCTCCCCCTGGCGCTCGTGCTCGTGGGCGCGTCCTTAGAGCCCGACGTCGGCGACCTGGAACCCGCGGCGACGGGCACCGTCGTCGCACTGAAGCTCCTGTGGATGCCGCTCGTGGCGTGGCTCGTCTTCTCCGCGCTCGGGGTCGAGGCCGCCGTGCTGACCGCCGCGGTGGTGATGCACGCGATGCCGACCGCCGTCTCGACGTTCGTCTACGCGACGGAACTGGGCGGGGACGCCGAGTTCGCCTCGCTGAACGTCCTCGCCACGACCGTCGCATCCCTGGGAACGGTGTTCGTGCTCATCACCTGGTTCGGGTAG
- a CDS encoding cupin domain-containing protein, translating into MGYHHLAPDDLPETEDYPCDRRGLSDAAELLSLHAATYAMAPGEQLARQYHYHERREELFYVRSGTLHVETPDGEFVVEEDEVFVADPESPHRAYNPADADGSVRVLGVGAPKSDIALPYDPD; encoded by the coding sequence ATGGGCTACCACCACCTCGCTCCCGACGACCTCCCCGAGACCGAGGACTACCCCTGCGACCGACGGGGCCTCTCCGACGCGGCCGAACTGCTCTCGCTCCACGCCGCCACCTACGCGATGGCCCCCGGCGAGCAGCTGGCCCGGCAGTACCACTACCACGAGCGCCGCGAGGAGCTGTTCTACGTCCGCTCCGGAACCCTCCACGTCGAGACGCCCGACGGCGAGTTCGTGGTCGAGGAGGACGAGGTCTTCGTCGCCGACCCGGAGAGTCCACACCGCGCGTACAACCCCGCCGACGCCGACGGGTCGGTCCGGGTGCTCGGCGTCGGTGCGCCCAAGTCCGACATCGCGCTGCCGTACGACCCCGACTGA
- a CDS encoding bifunctional 4-hydroxy-2-oxoglutarate aldolase/2-dehydro-3-deoxy-phosphogluconate aldolase encodes MTSKQAVQQELVDSGVTAVLRDIPEEQMVDVAEAIHEGGVTALELTADAKRCSDMIAAVDKALDDTDAIIGAGTVMDAAAARNVIEAGAEFVLAPNLNEEVIDVCNREGVLAIPGVMTPTEAADAMEAGADILKMFPASTVGPGHIGALQGPLGDVPIMPTGGVSADNVADYFDAGAVAVGAGSALVNYEAIENGDMEGVREQAAEFVAAVEDARA; translated from the coding sequence ATGACGAGCAAACAGGCAGTCCAGCAGGAACTCGTAGACAGCGGCGTCACGGCCGTCCTCCGTGACATCCCCGAGGAGCAGATGGTCGACGTGGCCGAGGCGATCCACGAGGGCGGCGTGACGGCCCTGGAACTGACCGCCGACGCCAAGCGCTGTTCCGACATGATCGCCGCCGTCGACAAGGCCCTCGACGACACGGACGCGATCATCGGTGCCGGCACCGTGATGGACGCCGCCGCCGCCCGCAACGTCATCGAGGCCGGCGCGGAGTTCGTCCTCGCGCCCAACCTCAACGAGGAGGTCATCGACGTCTGCAACCGCGAGGGCGTGCTCGCGATCCCCGGCGTGATGACGCCGACCGAGGCCGCCGACGCGATGGAGGCCGGCGCGGACATCCTGAAGATGTTCCCCGCCTCCACCGTCGGTCCCGGCCACATCGGCGCGCTCCAGGGGCCGCTGGGCGACGTGCCGATCATGCCGACCGGCGGCGTCTCCGCGGACAACGTCGCCGACTACTTCGACGCCGGCGCGGTCGCCGTCGGCGCGGGATCGGCGCTGGTCAACTACGAGGCCATCGAGAACGGCGACATGGAGGGCGTGCGCGAGCAGGCCGCCGAGTTCGTGGCAGCGGTCGAGGACGCGCGGGCGTAG